A genomic window from Yoonia rosea includes:
- a CDS encoding ABC transporter permease: MDFATLLQMLDATLRLATPLLLACLAGLFSERAGIFDIGLEGKMLAAAFLSAAIAAVTGNVWLGLLAGIGASMILSAVHGLASITFRGNQLISGVAINFLAAGLTVVIAQSWFAQGGRTPQLSGDARFNPIELPFAEALQNVPVLGPIYYELISGHTILVYVALLIVPLTWWILFQTRFGLRLRAVGENPAAVDTAGVSVIWLRFAAVGICGVLCGIAGAYLATALQAGFVKDMSAGRGYIALAALIFAKWRPWYALYACLLFGFLQAMSLRSDVVANVVGFQVNGQFLDVLPYILTVVILAGFVGKAIPPRAGGEPYVKER, encoded by the coding sequence ATGGATTTTGCGACCCTTTTGCAAATGCTGGACGCCACGTTGCGTCTGGCAACCCCGCTTCTTCTGGCCTGTCTTGCGGGTCTGTTTTCCGAGCGGGCCGGTATTTTCGATATCGGGCTTGAGGGTAAAATGCTGGCAGCAGCTTTCCTATCGGCCGCCATCGCCGCTGTTACCGGCAATGTGTGGCTGGGGCTTTTGGCGGGCATCGGCGCGTCGATGATCCTGTCGGCAGTGCACGGTCTTGCCTCGATCACCTTTCGCGGGAACCAACTGATATCAGGTGTCGCGATCAACTTTCTGGCGGCGGGTCTCACTGTCGTCATTGCGCAAAGCTGGTTCGCCCAAGGCGGGCGGACCCCGCAACTGTCAGGCGATGCGCGGTTCAACCCGATTGAACTGCCCTTTGCGGAGGCACTTCAGAACGTGCCTGTGCTCGGGCCGATCTACTACGAATTGATTTCCGGACACACGATCCTTGTCTATGTCGCCCTGCTGATAGTGCCGCTGACATGGTGGATCCTGTTCCAGACCCGCTTTGGTCTGCGCCTGCGTGCCGTGGGCGAAAACCCGGCGGCGGTGGATACCGCAGGCGTGTCGGTGATCTGGCTGCGTTTCGCCGCTGTGGGTATCTGCGGCGTTCTCTGCGGCATCGCCGGGGCCTACCTTGCAACGGCCCTGCAAGCGGGCTTTGTCAAAGACATGAGCGCGGGGCGCGGCTATATCGCACTGGCCGCACTGATTTTTGCCAAATGGCGGCCGTGGTATGCGCTTTATGCCTGCCTGCTCTTTGGTTTCCTGCAGGCGATGTCCCTCCGCTCGGACGTCGTGGCGAATGTTGTCGGCTTCCAAGTGAACGGCCAGTTCCTTGACGTGCTGCCCTATATCCTGACGGTCGTCATTCTGGCCGGTTTTGTTGGCAAGGCGATCCCGCCACGCGCAGGGGGCGAACCATATGTCAAAGAACGCTAA
- a CDS encoding TIGR02186 family protein: MIRLVALMLLLLAAPAKAEEIVLGLSQDEVAITATFEGSDILIFGAIKRDGPVEVPGDLGVIVTIAGPDEPVTVRKKDRRFGIWVNTESVDVDVAPTFYAVATNRPLDEILSPAEDLNTRISMQRAIRSIGATADEAQSFTEALIRIRGSKGLYQTIPEGVSVAEEALFRVLIPLPANLTEGDYVAEIYLTRDKQIIDLYTTTIPVKKVGLERWLYNLAHENPFLYGLMSLSIAIAAGWGASAAFSAFRR; the protein is encoded by the coding sequence ATGATCCGCCTTGTTGCACTTATGTTGCTTTTGTTGGCTGCCCCTGCAAAAGCCGAAGAAATCGTGCTGGGACTGAGCCAGGACGAAGTGGCCATTACAGCGACATTCGAAGGTTCGGACATCCTGATTTTTGGCGCCATCAAACGTGACGGCCCGGTCGAGGTTCCAGGCGATCTAGGCGTGATCGTCACAATTGCGGGCCCTGATGAACCTGTCACTGTGCGCAAGAAAGATCGCCGCTTTGGCATCTGGGTGAACACGGAGTCCGTAGATGTGGATGTCGCACCCACATTCTATGCTGTTGCAACAAACCGGCCCTTGGACGAAATCCTCTCACCCGCCGAAGACCTGAACACGCGGATCAGCATGCAACGCGCGATCCGCTCTATCGGGGCGACCGCTGATGAGGCGCAAAGCTTTACAGAGGCCCTGATCCGCATCCGTGGATCGAAGGGGCTGTACCAGACCATCCCCGAAGGCGTTTCCGTTGCAGAAGAAGCCCTGTTTCGCGTGCTGATCCCGCTCCCTGCAAACCTGACCGAAGGTGACTATGTCGCCGAGATTTACCTGACACGCGACAAGCAGATCATTGATCTCTATACCACAACCATTCCCGTCAAGAAGGTGGGGCTGGAACGCTGGCTCTATAACCTCGCGCATGAAAACCCGTTCCTTTACGGGTTGATGTCGCTGTCGATCGCTATCGCAGCGGGCTGGGGCGCATCCGCCGCATTCAGCGCGTTCCGCCGTTAA
- a CDS encoding sulfite exporter TauE/SafE family protein: protein MQIYLPIAEVSVNIFLLLGLGGIVGVLSGMFGVGGGFLMTPLLFFIGIPPAVAVATEANQIVASSFSGVLAHLKRKTVDLRMGTVLLIGGLIGSGLGITLFNYLKALGQVELLVQLCYVVFLGMIGSMMFIESLNAIRRSSKPGGSVPKRRKHNWVHNLPFKMKFRVSGLYISVIPPLMVGVLVGVLAAIMGVGGGFIMVPAMIYLLGMPTKVVVGTSLFQIIFVTAFTTMLHATTNFTVDVVLAVLLLVGGVIGAQIGTRIGVKMKAEQLRIWLAIMVLAVCGKLAFDLLVMPAELYSLGTGGHS, encoded by the coding sequence ATGCAAATTTACCTCCCCATCGCCGAGGTTTCGGTGAATATCTTCCTTTTATTGGGGCTAGGCGGAATCGTGGGCGTTTTGTCGGGTATGTTCGGTGTCGGTGGTGGCTTCCTGATGACGCCTCTGCTGTTCTTTATCGGCATTCCGCCGGCCGTTGCCGTCGCAACAGAAGCCAACCAGATCGTCGCCTCTTCTTTCTCAGGCGTCCTTGCGCACCTGAAGCGCAAGACGGTGGACCTCAGGATGGGCACGGTGTTGCTGATCGGCGGTCTGATCGGTTCGGGCCTTGGTATTACGCTTTTCAATTACCTGAAGGCGCTCGGTCAGGTCGAACTGCTGGTGCAGCTTTGCTACGTGGTCTTCCTTGGCATGATCGGCTCTATGATGTTTATCGAGAGCCTGAACGCGATCCGCAGATCATCCAAACCCGGTGGGAGTGTGCCGAAGCGGCGCAAGCACAACTGGGTTCACAACCTGCCCTTCAAAATGAAGTTCCGCGTATCGGGTCTTTATATCTCGGTCATTCCACCACTGATGGTCGGAGTGCTTGTCGGTGTTCTGGCCGCCATCATGGGTGTCGGCGGTGGCTTTATCATGGTGCCTGCCATGATCTATCTGCTGGGAATGCCCACCAAAGTCGTTGTGGGGACGTCCCTCTTCCAGATCATCTTTGTGACCGCTTTCACGACTATGTTGCATGCGACTACAAACTTCACGGTTGATGTGGTCCTTGCGGTACTTCTGCTCGTGGGTGGCGTGATCGGTGCGCAGATCGGCACCCGTATTGGCGTGAAAATGAAGGCCGAGCAACTGCGGATCTGGCTGGCCATCATGGTACTTGCCGTGTGCGGCAAACTGGCGTTCGATCTGCTTGTCATGCCAGCCGAGCTCTATTCTTTGGGCACGGGGGGGCACTCATGA
- a CDS encoding purine-nucleoside phosphorylase, with product MSKNAKDLASQIKKAAGDTPVRIGLILGSGLGHIANEVDGTAIPYTDLPGFPHAGVSGHNPNLVIGTLEGVRVAVFGGRAHYYESGRGDAMRLPLEVLRELGADTMIATNAAGSMQVDMPTGSIMCLSDHINFSGLNPLIGEQTDARFVPMKDAYDPEIRTALHAAAKAADVAMADGVYAWYSGPSFETPAEIRAIKMLGADAVGMSTVPEVILARFLGLKAAAISTITNMAAGMSDEAISHEHTKAMAPIGAAKLEKVLRGYLRSLP from the coding sequence ATGTCAAAGAACGCTAAGGACCTCGCGAGCCAGATCAAGAAGGCGGCAGGTGACACGCCCGTGCGTATTGGCCTGATCCTTGGTTCCGGGCTTGGACATATCGCGAACGAAGTGGACGGCACCGCAATCCCCTACACCGACTTGCCCGGCTTTCCGCATGCCGGCGTGTCAGGCCATAACCCCAACCTTGTGATCGGCACCCTTGAAGGGGTGCGCGTTGCCGTGTTCGGCGGGCGTGCGCATTATTACGAAAGCGGACGCGGCGACGCGATGCGCCTGCCTTTAGAGGTTCTGCGGGAACTGGGGGCCGATACGATGATCGCCACCAACGCGGCGGGGTCGATGCAGGTCGATATGCCCACAGGTTCGATCATGTGCCTGTCCGACCATATCAATTTCTCGGGCCTGAACCCGTTGATCGGCGAGCAGACCGACGCGCGCTTTGTGCCGATGAAAGACGCCTACGACCCTGAAATCCGCACAGCGTTGCACGCCGCCGCCAAAGCCGCCGACGTTGCAATGGCTGATGGTGTTTATGCCTGGTATTCAGGCCCCTCGTTCGAGACACCCGCCGAAATCCGCGCGATCAAGATGCTGGGGGCAGACGCCGTTGGCATGTCCACCGTCCCCGAAGTCATCCTTGCAAGGTTCCTTGGCCTGAAAGCCGCGGCAATCTCGACCATCACCAATATGGCCGCAGGGATGAGCGATGAGGCGATCAGCCACGAACACACCAAAGCCATGGCACCAATCGGCGCGGCCAAGTTGGAAAAGGTCCTGCGCGGCTACCTGCGGTCGCTGCCCTAA